One Phycisphaerae bacterium RAS2 DNA window includes the following coding sequences:
- the haeIIIM_3 gene encoding Modification methylase HaeIII codes for MPARMGQTKKKVSGGQRKPRASKDGTLGANDIAPAPRKHTRRAAPSRSVEPARQSISAPLVKPPYRVPSMAEIASVADSGYRALSLFAGCGGSCLGNRMAGIRVIWANEFIPAARETYAANHPGAVIDARDIRTIKSEDVLDAIKLNAGELDLLDGSPPCASFSTAGNRSEDWGKVKKYSDTQQRTDDLFHEYARLLKGIQPKVFVAENVSGLVKGVAKGYYLEVLRALKACGYRVASRLLDAQWLGVPQARQRLIFIGVRNDLGMDPVFPKPLPYRYSVREALPWIVRGKYGANWRSADAPSPTVSASMARNPANNTQGLELVEAMRGGTRLIHDTRGNRPAKDFTDGPCPTITVGVDGCNSYHYQVVTPRESGELTAPHVESESDITGYAIGKEWDRLGAGQKGKYLNFIKPRIDRPCPTVTQTGGITGAASVVHPTERRKFSIAELKRLCGFPDDFQLTGSYAQQWERLGRAVPPVMMSHIARAVRDGILCKLK; via the coding sequence ATGCCTGCACGAATGGGTCAGACCAAGAAGAAGGTGAGCGGGGGTCAGCGCAAGCCACGCGCGTCGAAGGATGGGACGCTAGGCGCGAACGACATCGCGCCTGCGCCGCGAAAGCACACTCGTCGTGCTGCGCCGTCGCGCTCCGTCGAGCCCGCGCGGCAGTCAATTTCCGCGCCGCTAGTGAAGCCACCCTACCGCGTGCCGTCGATGGCCGAGATTGCGTCGGTGGCCGACAGCGGCTACCGCGCCTTATCACTCTTCGCCGGATGCGGGGGGAGTTGCCTCGGCAACCGCATGGCGGGTATTCGCGTGATCTGGGCCAACGAGTTTATACCGGCTGCGCGCGAGACCTACGCCGCCAACCATCCCGGCGCGGTAATCGATGCCCGCGACATCCGAACGATCAAATCGGAGGACGTGCTCGACGCGATCAAGTTGAACGCGGGCGAGTTGGACCTGCTGGATGGCTCGCCGCCGTGTGCATCGTTCAGCACGGCCGGCAACCGCTCCGAGGATTGGGGCAAGGTCAAGAAGTACAGCGACACCCAGCAGCGTACCGATGACCTCTTCCACGAATACGCGCGCCTGCTGAAGGGGATTCAACCGAAGGTCTTCGTCGCCGAGAACGTCAGTGGCTTGGTGAAAGGTGTGGCCAAGGGCTACTACCTCGAAGTGTTGAGAGCGCTCAAGGCCTGCGGCTATCGCGTGGCGTCACGTCTGCTCGATGCGCAGTGGCTCGGTGTGCCGCAGGCGCGCCAGCGACTGATCTTCATCGGCGTGCGGAACGATTTGGGAATGGACCCTGTGTTCCCCAAACCGCTACCCTATCGCTACAGCGTCCGCGAAGCGCTGCCGTGGATTGTGCGCGGCAAGTACGGGGCGAACTGGCGATCTGCTGATGCGCCCAGCCCGACCGTCTCGGCCTCGATGGCCCGCAATCCGGCGAACAACACGCAGGGTCTGGAGCTGGTCGAGGCGATGCGCGGCGGCACGCGCCTGATCCACGATACGCGCGGCAACCGGCCGGCGAAGGACTTCACTGATGGGCCCTGCCCGACGATCACGGTCGGCGTCGATGGCTGCAACTCGTATCACTATCAGGTGGTCACGCCGCGCGAGTCAGGCGAACTCACCGCGCCACACGTCGAATCCGAGAGCGACATCACCGGCTACGCCATCGGCAAGGAGTGGGATCGGCTCGGCGCGGGCCAGAAGGGCAAGTACCTCAACTTCATCAAGCCACGCATCGACCGGCCATGTCCGACCGTCACGCAGACCGGCGGCATCACCGGCGCAGCCTCTGTAGTGCATCCGACCGAGCGGCGCAAGTTCAGTATCGCGGAGCTCAAGCGCCTCTGCGGCTTCCCGGATGACTTTCAATTGACCGGCAGCTACGCCCAGCAATGGGAGCGGCTCGGGCGGGCCGTGCCGCCGGTGATGATGTCTCACATTGCCCGAGCCGTCCGGGATGGAATCCTATGCAAACTGAAATGA
- a CDS encoding HNH endonuclease — MMAGGIFYPCAEPGCGVASPERYCERHRKRSRGTKLKGSPARNGSARCGNVLGGLTRAHGTRASAARRGYGRRWQRLRLVVLKRDPVCRACGREASTDVDHILPKRAGGPDTLENLQGLCGPCHSRKTASGR; from the coding sequence ATGATGGCGGGCGGGATCTTCTATCCCTGTGCGGAACCGGGCTGCGGCGTGGCCTCGCCGGAGCGGTACTGCGAGCGGCATCGCAAGCGGAGTCGGGGAACCAAGCTCAAGGGTAGCCCCGCGCGGAACGGGAGCGCACGCTGCGGGAATGTGCTGGGCGGCTTAACACGGGCCCACGGCACACGCGCCAGCGCAGCCCGGCGCGGCTACGGCCGTCGTTGGCAGCGCCTTCGGCTCGTGGTGCTCAAACGCGATCCGGTCTGCCGCGCCTGCGGCCGTGAAGCTTCCACCGATGTCGATCACATCCTCCCCAAGCGCGCGGGTGGGCCGGACACTCTGGAAAATCTCCAAGGCCTCTGCGGGCCCTGCCACAGCCGCAAGACGGCATCGGGCCGGTAG
- a CDS encoding Alpha-agarase precursor gives MLRFSASQRAAIFGLICSCCLLVAGQAAEATSSCVVISQVYGGGGNVGASRQNDFIELFNRGSATVNVTGWSVQYTSATGSTWIKTDLSGSIPPGGYYLVQEGSSGANGAPLPTPDATGAIGMSTTTGKVALVNNTTLLSGACPSGPQIIDFVGYGATANCFEGAAATATLSVTTAAIRGSSGCTENDQNGTDFASGTPNPRNSSTAVHLCGFPADGDCDGIPDSSDNCPSIANPGQANGDGDSAGDACDGCPMDPNKTEPGICGCGTPDTDTDMDGVADCADGCPNDPDKIEPGICGCGTPDTDTDKDGTPDCNDGCPMDPDKIEPGICGCGTPDTDTDKDGTPDCNDGCPNDPDKIEPGICGCGTPDTDTDKDGTPDCNDGCPMDPDKIEPGICGCGTPDTDTDKDGTADCNDGCPMDPDKIEPGICGCGEPETDTDKDGTPDCKDDCPEDPAKISPGQCGCGFPDTDTDKDGTADCNDGCPNDPAKIEPGQCGCGNPDTDTDKDGVADCNDNCPGTPNSMQEDQDKDGVGDACDNCVTVPNAGQENVDMDSAGDACDECPNDPAKILEGQCGCGNPDTDTDKDGIADCVDNCVNTPNPLQEDPDGDGFGDACDNCPSVANPTQADNDMDGIGDACDRVPFNNSLVLEVPSGCLGTGGQVTVELWMRQLTADANGFQAFLSFDDVKLNYRGDLSSYSPIFPLHVFPINLAQTGVGQLQLDGSTNPNTPCSNQDALLATLVFDVEPGNDCMETSIDFRTQGSFVSELSCNGIPITPTNTVNTRLFVLDGTGPIFTVCPKEFTVECNPSIPLEELIAPSITGQAEATDTCSGEVPIESIIYCDSVQSGECGEEKHIIRTWKATDACGNQSTCYQDIYVVDTTAPVITSCVAEDASLGEGCSGQVNFTATVEDNCCISSKGVSVSAQLDPKSLHTTTVGEPSWNVEVDPKNPRILHVTGYVPVSGLSGCPATVLVTINATDCCSNQATACTDSASVIDEMEPYILCPADVEVDCDESTDPNENPNVGYPKVGDNCTLEPLVEYTDEPSPGLGDSECPFQSIVRTWTATDACGNTASCQQTITQLDLSPPVVNYCEGTQSVSLGEDCTGVIQFSVSISDNCCIDLSGLNITVQNATGVTVGEPTFGFCETSGTGKNSGTTLYLCGEVPVSDLTSCPASVKLHFSATDCCGNESIGGCCLTTTISDDTAPVIQCPKDVLLECGDPSTPKDTGFATATDNCTELPSVSYWDECLTNPKRIVRHWSATDDCKNSASCDQVITFNDEEPPVLVCPPTKYLECIDNLPGICGLDCGLPLQQGCLQGQPSKDVNCKEYFEEFLGGSVTDNCGDNKVQVHLVNYFIAGNPFAPQCAPNSAIIVLIYEAVDGSGNVSLPCKAVIILQDSMPPRIDAGKLPKQVDIDSKCSATIPVSVTVEDCNLEYVDHWYNVNGNANVSDDLQVEYDVDSATISGNIYVQNVSSCQVSVELCVNAQDECAKCQGPKQGDQQQGKTTECFTINVNNHIPPNVGCLVPISQPGLTSSDQCDLLVAYSDAGVCGATVHYSVTADSKCGGGKVTVECVPPSGSFFPVGDTAVTCTVTDECGNMTVTEGTIRVLDVTKATATVRLNLVNAGAGYYRPIKFVARNADGCSDPICVNVFFSGTAPATGTATIELPCGEWDSLCAKDEQHTLWASQTLSIVDNEYVAATPHLLRGGDTDNDGDVDINDITQWVLTVATGPGPAPACPFVVSPATRSANFNNDANVNALDYSFYTNLAAAPGFGFPFASNCSCVPALMGGGVELSIPAKRLPAGDALRLDLNKDGVVDYRDIAVFEQRNQLPNTVSTKLRQAASQAVAVPAVNGK, from the coding sequence ATGTTGAGATTTTCTGCATCACAACGTGCGGCGATTTTCGGCCTGATCTGTTCATGTTGTCTTTTGGTGGCCGGCCAGGCCGCGGAGGCGACATCTTCCTGCGTTGTGATCAGCCAGGTCTATGGCGGCGGCGGTAATGTCGGCGCATCCAGACAGAATGACTTCATCGAGCTGTTCAACCGCGGCTCGGCCACGGTCAACGTCACCGGCTGGTCGGTTCAGTACACCTCCGCCACCGGCTCCACGTGGATCAAGACCGATCTGTCGGGAAGCATTCCTCCCGGTGGGTACTACTTGGTTCAGGAAGGCTCCAGCGGCGCGAACGGCGCACCGCTGCCGACTCCCGACGCTACGGGTGCCATCGGTATGTCCACGACGACCGGCAAAGTCGCCCTGGTAAACAATACGACGCTGCTCTCGGGCGCTTGCCCCTCCGGCCCGCAGATCATCGACTTCGTCGGCTACGGCGCGACGGCTAACTGCTTCGAGGGCGCCGCGGCAACCGCGACGTTGAGCGTGACGACGGCTGCCATCCGCGGCTCCAGCGGCTGCACCGAGAATGACCAGAACGGCACCGATTTCGCCTCCGGCACTCCGAATCCCCGAAACAGTTCCACTGCGGTTCACCTGTGCGGATTCCCCGCGGACGGTGATTGCGACGGCATTCCGGACTCGAGCGACAACTGTCCGAGTATTGCCAACCCCGGCCAGGCGAACGGCGACGGCGACTCTGCCGGCGACGCCTGCGACGGCTGCCCGATGGATCCGAACAAGACCGAGCCGGGCATCTGCGGCTGCGGCACGCCCGACACCGACACGGACATGGACGGTGTTGCGGATTGTGCTGACGGTTGCCCGAACGACCCCGACAAGATCGAGCCGGGCATCTGCGGTTGCGGCACGCCCGACACCGACACGGACAAGGACGGCACGCCGGATTGCAACGACGGCTGCCCGATGGATCCCGACAAGATCGAGCCGGGCATCTGCGGTTGCGGCACGCCCGACACCGACACGGACAAGGACGGCACGCCGGATTGCAACGACGGTTGCCCGAACGACCCCGACAAGATTGAGCCGGGTATCTGCGGTTGCGGCACGCCCGACACCGACACGGACAAGGACGGCACGCCGGATTGCAACGACGGATGCCCGATGGATCCCGACAAGATCGAGCCGGGCATCTGCGGTTGCGGCACGCCCGACACCGACACGGACAAGGATGGAACGGCCGATTGCAACGACGGCTGCCCGATGGATCCCGACAAGATTGAGCCGGGTATCTGCGGCTGCGGCGAACCCGAGACCGACACGGATAAGGATGGAACACCGGATTGCAAGGACGACTGTCCGGAAGACCCGGCCAAGATCAGCCCCGGCCAATGCGGCTGTGGTTTCCCTGATACGGACACGGACAAGGATGGAACGGCCGATTGCAACGACGGCTGCCCGAACGATCCCGCCAAGATTGAACCCGGCCAGTGCGGGTGCGGCAATCCGGACACCGACACGGACAAGGACGGCGTTGCCGACTGCAACGACAATTGTCCGGGTACGCCGAATTCCATGCAGGAGGATCAGGACAAGGACGGCGTGGGCGATGCCTGCGACAACTGCGTGACTGTTCCCAACGCCGGCCAGGAGAACGTCGACATGGACAGCGCGGGCGATGCCTGCGATGAATGTCCGAATGATCCGGCCAAGATCCTCGAGGGCCAGTGCGGCTGCGGCAATCCCGACACCGACACGGACAAGGACGGCATCGCGGATTGTGTTGACAATTGCGTTAATACACCGAACCCGTTGCAGGAAGACCCCGATGGCGACGGCTTCGGCGACGCCTGCGACAACTGTCCGTCGGTCGCCAATCCGACGCAGGCCGACAACGACATGGACGGAATCGGCGATGCCTGCGATCGCGTGCCGTTCAACAATTCGCTGGTGCTTGAGGTTCCGTCCGGCTGTCTGGGAACGGGCGGCCAGGTCACCGTTGAATTGTGGATGCGCCAGTTGACGGCGGACGCCAACGGCTTTCAGGCGTTCTTGAGTTTCGACGACGTCAAGCTGAACTATCGCGGCGATTTGAGTTCGTACAGCCCGATTTTCCCGCTGCACGTTTTCCCGATTAACCTCGCGCAAACGGGCGTGGGCCAGCTTCAGCTTGACGGCTCGACGAATCCCAACACGCCGTGTTCGAATCAGGATGCGCTCCTGGCGACGCTGGTGTTCGATGTTGAACCCGGCAACGACTGCATGGAGACCAGCATCGACTTCCGGACGCAAGGCTCGTTTGTTTCCGAGTTGAGCTGCAACGGCATCCCGATCACACCGACGAATACTGTCAATACGCGTCTCTTTGTTCTCGATGGAACGGGGCCGATCTTCACGGTCTGCCCGAAGGAATTCACCGTCGAGTGCAACCCGTCGATTCCGTTGGAAGAGCTGATTGCTCCGTCCATAACCGGCCAGGCCGAAGCGACCGACACCTGCAGCGGCGAAGTGCCGATCGAGAGCATTATCTACTGCGACTCCGTGCAGAGCGGCGAGTGTGGCGAAGAGAAGCACATCATTCGCACGTGGAAGGCGACCGACGCCTGTGGAAATCAGTCGACTTGTTACCAGGACATCTACGTCGTGGATACGACGGCGCCGGTGATTACGTCCTGCGTCGCCGAGGATGCGAGCCTGGGCGAAGGCTGCTCCGGCCAGGTGAATTTCACCGCCACGGTTGAAGACAATTGCTGCATCAGTTCGAAGGGCGTTTCGGTCAGTGCGCAGCTCGATCCCAAGAGCCTGCACACCACGACGGTTGGGGAGCCCTCCTGGAATGTCGAAGTTGACCCGAAGAATCCGAGGATTCTCCATGTGACCGGTTACGTTCCCGTGTCAGGCCTGTCCGGCTGCCCGGCGACGGTACTGGTGACGATCAATGCCACGGATTGCTGCTCGAATCAGGCGACGGCCTGCACCGATAGCGCCAGCGTGATTGACGAGATGGAGCCGTACATCCTCTGTCCGGCGGACGTTGAAGTCGATTGCGACGAGTCCACCGACCCGAATGAGAATCCGAACGTCGGCTATCCGAAGGTGGGCGACAATTGCACACTAGAGCCGTTGGTTGAATATACGGACGAGCCGAGCCCGGGGTTGGGTGACAGCGAGTGCCCGTTCCAGTCGATCGTTCGCACCTGGACGGCGACGGATGCCTGCGGCAACACGGCGTCCTGTCAACAAACGATCACGCAGCTGGATCTGTCCCCGCCGGTTGTCAACTACTGCGAAGGCACGCAATCCGTATCGCTGGGTGAAGACTGCACGGGTGTGATTCAGTTCTCGGTCAGCATCTCGGACAACTGCTGCATTGACTTGTCCGGTCTGAACATCACCGTGCAGAATGCGACCGGCGTAACGGTTGGCGAGCCAACGTTCGGTTTCTGTGAAACAAGCGGAACCGGGAAGAACTCCGGAACAACTCTCTACCTCTGTGGTGAAGTTCCAGTCAGTGATCTGACAAGCTGCCCGGCATCCGTGAAGCTGCACTTCTCGGCGACGGATTGCTGCGGCAACGAATCGATCGGCGGTTGCTGTCTCACGACGACGATCTCCGACGATACGGCGCCGGTCATTCAGTGCCCGAAGGATGTCCTCCTGGAATGCGGGGATCCTTCGACCCCGAAGGATACGGGCTTCGCAACGGCCACGGACAATTGCACCGAGCTCCCCAGTGTGAGCTATTGGGACGAGTGTCTGACGAATCCGAAGCGAATCGTCCGGCACTGGTCGGCCACAGACGATTGCAAGAACAGCGCGTCCTGCGATCAGGTCATCACGTTCAACGACGAAGAGCCGCCTGTGCTCGTATGTCCGCCGACGAAGTACCTGGAGTGCATTGACAATCTGCCCGGCATCTGCGGGCTGGATTGCGGACTCCCGTTGCAGCAAGGTTGCCTCCAGGGTCAGCCTTCGAAGGATGTGAACTGCAAGGAGTACTTCGAGGAGTTTCTGGGCGGATCGGTCACCGACAATTGCGGTGACAACAAGGTCCAGGTCCATCTCGTTAACTACTTCATCGCGGGCAACCCGTTCGCTCCGCAGTGCGCCCCCAACTCGGCGATCATTGTCCTGATCTATGAAGCCGTCGATGGCTCGGGCAACGTGTCCCTGCCCTGCAAGGCGGTCATCATTCTTCAGGACAGCATGCCGCCGCGAATCGATGCCGGCAAGCTGCCGAAGCAGGTTGACATTGACTCCAAGTGCTCGGCCACAATTCCGGTGAGTGTCACGGTTGAGGACTGCAATCTCGAGTACGTGGATCACTGGTACAACGTGAACGGAAACGCGAACGTGTCGGACGATCTGCAGGTTGAATACGATGTTGACTCCGCCACGATCAGCGGCAACATCTACGTGCAGAACGTTTCGTCCTGCCAGGTATCGGTCGAGCTCTGCGTGAACGCGCAGGATGAATGCGCCAAATGCCAGGGTCCGAAGCAGGGCGACCAGCAGCAAGGTAAGACGACGGAGTGTTTCACGATCAACGTGAACAACCACATTCCGCCGAATGTCGGCTGCCTCGTACCGATTTCGCAACCGGGCCTCACATCGTCGGATCAATGCGACCTGCTCGTCGCGTACTCCGATGCCGGCGTCTGTGGTGCGACCGTTCACTACTCCGTCACCGCGGATTCCAAGTGCGGCGGCGGCAAGGTTACGGTTGAGTGCGTGCCGCCGTCGGGCAGCTTCTTCCCGGTCGGCGACACGGCAGTCACCTGCACCGTCACCGACGAGTGCGGGAACATGACTGTCACCGAGGGCACGATCCGCGTTCTGGATGTCACCAAGGCCACGGCCACCGTTCGCCTGAACCTGGTCAACGCCGGCGCGGGTTACTATCGCCCGATCAAGTTCGTCGCTCGCAACGCCGACGGCTGCTCGGACCCGATCTGTGTCAACGTGTTCTTCAGTGGCACGGCACCGGCAACCGGCACGGCCACGATTGAGCTGCCGTGTGGTGAATGGGACAGCCTGTGTGCCAAGGATGAACAGCACACGCTCTGGGCGTCGCAAACGCTGTCGATCGTGGACAACGAGTACGTTGCGGCGACGCCGCACTTGCTCCGCGGCGGCGACACGGACAACGACGGCGACGTGGATATCAACGACATCACCCAGTGGGTGTTGACGGTCGCCACCGGACCTGGACCGGCTCCGGCCTGTCCGTTCGTGGTCAGTCCGGCGACCCGAAGCGCCAACTTCAACAACGACGCCAACGTGAACGCGCTGGACTACAGCTTCTACACGAACTTGGCGGCAGCGCCGGGCTTCGGGTTCCCGTTCGCGTCCAATTGCAGTTGTGTGCCGGCGCTCATGGGCGGCGGCGTGGAACTGTCGATCCCGGCCAAGCGCCTGCCGGCTGGTGATGCGTTGCGGCTCGACCTGAACAAGGACGGCGTCGTCGATTACCGCGACATCGCTGTCTTTGAGCAGCGGAACCAGTTGCCCAACACGGTCTCGACGAAACTGCGGCAGGCTGCTTCGCAGGCAGTCGCAGTGCCGGCCGTGAACGGCAAGTAA
- a CDS encoding Alpha-agarase precursor, translating to MKNETVTRSTFVKPGPFERFRKLGIASLIAMFLLLGATTESRAFIGGDTDGDGVDDVIDNCPDVANPDQFDMDSDGLGDDCDNCIFDVNPGQEDADFDGIGDECDSCTDTDGDGFGDPGFLNNTCAEDGCPADALKSDPGVCGCGVADDDSDSDGTPDCNDGCPSDPNKIDPGACGCGAADDDTDSDGVADCNDFCPNDFDPGNPFVDSDGDGVQDCIDFCPDDFDPGNLFVDTDGDGVQDCLDNCVDDANPGQEDGDSDGIGDACDVCPVEFDPGQEDTDIDGVGDACDNCPGTFNPAPQADADGDGVGDDCDGCPADPNKTVPGACGCGVADTDTDSDGTPDCNDGCPNDPAKIAPGACGCGVADTDTDSDGTPDCNDGCPNDPAKTMPGICGCGVADTDSDSDGVADCNDNCPGEPDVDSDGDGTLDCADGCPNDPAKIAPGACGCGVADTDTDSDGTPDCNDGCPNDPAKIAPGACGCGVADTDTDSDGTPDCNDGCPNDPAKTMPGACGCGVADTDTDSDGTPDCNDGCPNDPAKTMPGICGCGTADTDTDSDGTADCNDGCPNDPAKTMPGACGCGVADTDTDSDGTPDCNDGCPNDANKTAPGACGCGVADDDSDSDGVVDCNDDCLGTPGGETANANGCSCSQLDCDDSDPCTIDSCTDGVCSNVLQDADNDGICDLNDICADTPTGETPNGKGCSCSQVDCDDGDPCTIDSCTDGLCSNVFQDTDGDGVCDASDVCPDFDDNIDTDSDGTPDGCDGCPEDDNKTAAGACGCGNSDADADGNGTADCLDNDNGNANENENENENQNGNSNEDPGPQPNPEACGVTCGPGMGTMMPLVGIFLIGMRRRGRPRRTVS from the coding sequence ATGAAGAACGAAACCGTCACGCGTTCAACCTTCGTCAAGCCCGGCCCCTTTGAGCGCTTCCGGAAACTCGGGATCGCTTCGCTCATCGCAATGTTCCTGCTGCTGGGCGCGACGACCGAGTCGCGCGCTTTCATCGGGGGCGACACGGACGGTGACGGAGTCGACGATGTCATTGACAACTGTCCTGATGTCGCCAATCCCGATCAATTCGACATGGACAGCGACGGGCTCGGCGATGATTGCGATAATTGTATATTTGACGTCAACCCCGGCCAAGAAGACGCAGACTTTGATGGCATCGGCGACGAGTGCGACTCCTGCACCGACACCGATGGCGACGGCTTCGGCGATCCCGGCTTCCTGAACAACACTTGCGCGGAGGATGGCTGCCCGGCCGACGCGCTTAAGAGCGATCCCGGCGTCTGCGGCTGCGGCGTGGCCGATGACGACAGCGACAGCGACGGCACCCCGGATTGCAATGACGGCTGCCCCAGTGATCCCAACAAGATTGATCCCGGCGCATGCGGATGTGGCGCGGCGGACGATGACACCGACAGCGACGGCGTCGCGGATTGCAACGACTTCTGCCCGAACGACTTCGACCCCGGCAATCCCTTCGTGGACAGCGACGGCGACGGCGTGCAGGACTGCATCGACTTCTGCCCCGATGATTTCGATCCGGGTAATCTCTTTGTCGACACGGACGGTGATGGCGTGCAGGACTGCCTCGACAATTGCGTTGACGATGCGAATCCGGGACAGGAGGACGGTGACAGCGACGGAATCGGCGATGCCTGCGACGTCTGCCCGGTGGAATTCGATCCCGGCCAGGAAGACACGGACATCGACGGCGTCGGCGACGCATGCGACAACTGCCCCGGCACCTTTAATCCCGCTCCCCAGGCCGATGCAGACGGCGACGGCGTCGGCGATGATTGCGATGGTTGCCCGGCCGATCCCAACAAGACAGTTCCAGGCGCCTGCGGCTGCGGCGTGGCCGACACCGATACCGACAGCGACGGAACGCCGGACTGCAACGACGGCTGTCCGAATGATCCGGCGAAGATCGCGCCGGGCGCTTGCGGTTGTGGCGTTGCGGACACCGACACCGACAGCGACGGAACGCCAGACTGCAACGACGGCTGCCCGAACGATCCGGCGAAGACCATGCCGGGCATCTGCGGCTGCGGCGTCGCCGACACGGATTCAGACTCGGACGGCGTAGCGGACTGCAACGACAATTGTCCCGGCGAGCCGGACGTTGACTCCGACGGTGACGGTACGCTGGACTGCGCAGACGGATGTCCGAATGACCCGGCAAAAATCGCGCCGGGCGCCTGCGGTTGCGGCGTCGCGGACACCGACACCGACAGCGACGGCACTCCGGACTGCAACGACGGCTGCCCGAACGACCCGGCGAAGATCGCGCCGGGCGCCTGCGGTTGCGGCGTCGCGGACACCGACACCGACAGCGACGGCACTCCGGACTGCAACGATGGTTGCCCGAATGATCCGGCCAAGACCATGCCGGGTGCCTGCGGCTGCGGCGTCGCCGACACCGACACCGACAGCGACGGCACACCGGATTGCAACGACGGCTGTCCCAACGATCCGGCGAAGACCATGCCTGGCATCTGCGGCTGCGGCACGGCTGACACGGACACAGACAGCGACGGCACCGCGGATTGCAACGACGGCTGCCCGAACGATCCTGCCAAAACCATGCCGGGCGCCTGCGGTTGCGGCGTGGCGGACACCGACACCGACAGCGACGGCACACCGGATTGCAACGATGGCTGCCCGAACGATGCCAACAAGACCGCGCCGGGAGCATGTGGTTGCGGGGTAGCCGATGATGACAGCGACAGCGATGGCGTCGTGGACTGCAACGACGATTGCCTCGGCACGCCGGGCGGCGAAACCGCCAATGCCAACGGTTGCTCGTGCAGCCAACTGGATTGCGACGACAGCGATCCGTGCACGATCGACTCCTGCACTGACGGCGTCTGCTCCAACGTGCTTCAAGACGCTGACAATGACGGGATTTGTGACCTGAACGACATCTGTGCCGACACGCCGACCGGCGAAACGCCGAACGGCAAGGGATGCTCGTGCAGTCAGGTCGATTGCGACGACGGCGATCCGTGCACGATCGATTCCTGCACCGACGGCCTCTGCTCAAACGTCTTCCAGGATACGGATGGCGACGGCGTTTGCGATGCGAGCGACGTTTGCCCCGACTTCGACGACAACATCGATACCGACTCCGACGGCACGCCGGACGGCTGTGATGGATGCCCTGAAGATGACAACAAGACCGCGGCCGGCGCGTGCGGGTGCGGCAACTCGGATGCCGACGCCGACGGCAACGGCACAGCGGATTGTCTGGATAACGACAACGGCAATGCCAACGAGAACGAAAACGAGAATGAAAACCAAAACGGCAACAGCAACGAGGACCCCGGTCCGCAGCCCAACCCCGAAGCTTGCGGCGTAACCTGCGGCCCCGGCATGGGCACGATGATGCCGCTCGTGGGCATCTTCCTGATCGGCATGCGACGCCGTGGACGTCCTCGGCGCACGGTTTCCTGA